Genomic DNA from Pigmentiphaga litoralis:
GCAATGCGGACAGCAGGGTTCGTTGGAACATGACTTCCTAGTGGTGAGTTGTTGTTGGCTTGTATGCGATGGCCTTGATCTCGATCGCCAGATGCGGATGCGGCAGCTGATGCACGGCCACGGTGGTGCGCGTCGGACCGTCGAAATCGAAGTACTCGCCATAGACTTCATTGAAGCCGCCGAAGTCATTCATGCTGACCAGATAGGCGCAGATCTCGACGACATCCCCCAGCCCGGCGTCCATGCTGGCCAGCACATCACGAATGTTCTCGATGACGGCACGAGTCTGCGCGCGGATATCCAGCGTTTGTGTGCCAAACGCATCGGCATGGGCGCCAACGAAGCTGCCATCGGGACGTCGTGAACTCGTGCCCGACACGAACAGGAAATCGCCCGCGCGTTTGATGTGGGGGAATCGGCCGCGGGGGACGGCCTTGCCTTCGACGACCTGCGCCTTCGTGTCAACTGTCATGATCTACCTTGTGAATCGATGGATATGCCTGGGCCTGCGGCCGTCAGGGCTTGAATTCGACGACCGCGCCACCGCTGCCGTACATGGGCCCGTAGCCATGCACCTTGGCCGCGCTGTAGCGGGACCCAAGCGCACCCAGCACCCAGTGCAGATGTTTCATGCCCATGTCCGGACGGGCGTGCTGTCCATAGTCGGGCAACATCGCGAGCACGTCGTCGGTCTTGGCGGACTCGATGGCACCGAGCAGACGCTTGTTCCACTCGTCGTGCTCCGGGTCCTGGATCCGGTCTTCCATCACGTCGATCTCTTCGCGGAACATGACGTTCGACAGACCGCCCACGCCGACCACGGCAAGCCGCTTGCCCTGCTCGGTCGCGCACTCGACCGCCGCCGCGGCAAGCCGCGCCGTGGTGTCGCCGTCGTGATAGAGATTGTTCGCTGCGGCCACCAACGGCAATGCCGATGTGCCGAAGTTCATCAGCGTGGCTGCGGAGATCGTGCCGGTATCGATAGGGAATCCGTCGTAGTCGACCCCGCGTGAACGGATGCCGTGACGGGTCGCTCCGGCC
This window encodes:
- a CDS encoding tRNA U-34 5-methylaminomethyl-2-thiouridine biosynthesis protein; this translates as MTVVSAFLVPGLPLPQLRPDVPAWGALASAFSSAGEALAASRPDAVLVYSTQWFAVLDELWLTRARSTGLHVDENWYEYGEQSYDLVCDTNLAEACVAGATRHGIRSRGVDYDGFPIDTGTISAATLMNFGTSALPLVAAANNLYHDGDTTARLAAAAVECATEQGKRLAVVGVGGLSNVMFREEIDVMEDRIQDPEHDEWNKRLLGAIESAKTDDVLAMLPDYGQHARPDMGMKHLHWVLGALGSRYSAAKVHGYGPMYGSGGAVVEFKP
- a CDS encoding RidA family protein, which gives rise to MTVDTKAQVVEGKAVPRGRFPHIKRAGDFLFVSGTSSRRPDGSFVGAHADAFGTQTLDIRAQTRAVIENIRDVLASMDAGLGDVVEICAYLVSMNDFGGFNEVYGEYFDFDGPTRTTVAVHQLPHPHLAIEIKAIAYKPTTTHH